The sequence below is a genomic window from Uranotaenia lowii strain MFRU-FL chromosome 2, ASM2978415v1, whole genome shotgun sequence.
ctacggcagaaaatgctcattatgcctcgataatatggtgctctatatgcccctagtcaacaaatttaagtaaaaacgtgttttaaaattgataaaagtgaaaaaacaaaaattttatgatggtaaaaattgagaaacaatgtgtacatcatgttgcaatGCGTACATTATTGataaaggttattttaagatcataagagattttttcgtggtgctcaaaaattataatattttcgtaactttagaaccaagctagttttttttaaatatctctgtaaagatgaaagggagattcctttttttttgagaaaaattaatactataggaagtacgaaacaaatcctcatggaaatttatttaagaaaatacgcacttttgtagaaaagcgtagttctcattatgcctcgggtgctcgttatgccctcatcttcCCTAGGTTGAGCGAGCGACGGCTTTCAATACCTTTTTGGAATTTCACCTTTGAACGCTGATAAAAACCAAGGTGATTTCCaattcgaattattttttatattttaatactTGGTTTAGCatcttatttggatttttttctaagttctaATTTTTATATTGTTAAGCTTGAATTATGCCCAATTTGTCCAAAATAGTCTTTTCAGTTCGCTTGATTATTTCTGACTTAAGAATATGAATTCTTGTTCTGGATTTGAATTCTGGGATGTGTTTTAAACaagatgttgaaatttaaaCCTTATCAGGGTCcttattaaagttttgatttttgaataaattttgtactcttaacaaatgaaaaattctgaattatgaaCTCTCAATCTAGTTCTGGCTTTGAATTGCGTCATTATATCAGCGTTCAATTTCAGCTCTGTGTTTCTTCTTAAAATTGCATAAATTATCGAAAGTGTCTTCCTTCAACTTACCAAAATTTGATGACTATAGATCTTAAGGTCCGACGCGTTCAAAAATAGATCGCCAGGAATATACGGATCTTACTGCTGCCTCGATTCTGTTCTATTCATCTTTTCCTGACTTAAATGTGGCAAGCATCCGTAGAAATGCAGCGTTCGCATCCCTGATTTAAATAAACAGAAGGTTCTGAACCTTCTTGATAAGCTTTTGCAAATCACAGTAATCCACGAAACTGCCCAATGTCATCAGGAAAATACCATCTTCTCAATCTTTTGCGATGGACATAAAATATCCTCCCTCATCGACCTCTTCATTATGTAAACCTTTAACAACATTTTATCACATATGGCAGAAAAACACCTTCCCATTTCTTCGGCACCAATTCGCAATCCCTTTAGACACCTTTAATTTCGCTTTTGTTTCGCCATTCCCCAAAACCCCAAATCACTGTAGCACTATGCACTAAAAAGAAAACACCATCATTACAACAGCTCGCCGCTctcggtttgttttgattgcttTTCCCCGATGTTGATATTCTTTCCGCGGCACGCGGCCTTATGTACACTTCTATCAGCAGAACGAACGATACGGCGAATACATAAACGGTTGTGGGGCCAACGGGGGAATGGAAAAGCTGAGCCACCCATGCACTAGCTAATCCATGTAAATAATTACCCCTCCGCGGACAGAGTGGGTGGGACCGGAACTTACGCGAAACAGAACCTCACTGCACGAACGACAACTCGGTAATGAGCGAATCTTTCGCCGAGCCAgctgttttgatgatttttcgcCAATCCCGGCCGCGAACTGTCAGCTGCCGCTGCCGGGCCAGAGTGACCGGATCGACTGATTTCCCGAAAGGTGGTCTGTAATCTATGAGTTTTCTGGTACttattttctggaaaattttattagtttttttttaaagaacaaaGTTCTTTttagttgatgattttttaggCAGAGGAAACTGTTTTATGCAGcctttatttaatttcaaaattgtacactgaaattaccttttacaaaattaaatttaaatttttggtgtaTTAATTCTGCGGATTGGAATTGTATCATCTGGCAACCCTTAAAGCGGTACTAGAAATTAGATTATATGCATATGGGTACTAGATTATATGGGTACCCATATGGGTACTAGATTATATAAACAACACTTTCAGTCGCAGGGGTTTACCAAAACAAACCGCTTCTCCGCTCACTTTTCGACAGGCCAGTCCCTTGTTTACCCTGCAGCTTCCAACTGTTTCCACCAGAGAGTGCTAGCCGCCTTGTGACATTGAAACGTCAACCGTGTCATTCAAAGCAGTCACTTTTCGCATTTCggttccaaaaaattttcgcCTTCCACAATTTATTACGAAATTTCCTTAAATTTTCGGTAAATCGAGAGTATTTGTGTCCCAAAACATCCGTATTGTTTCGGAGGTTCTCGTTCCGAGACTTTCCCGCCGACATGACCACCGCAGAGCGCCACGGAACGTAAGTATTTGAGAGGTGATCCAATCAGGGGAATGTGTTGTGAAAGTTTATCCTATTCAGTTATGATGTACTGAATTGTTCGATTTTATCGCTTATTTCAGCGGCTCGGTGGCACCGGTTGCCCGACAACCCAGCCTGGACGACATGAATTTGGACCAGTTCCTTAAGATATCCAACTACGAAGACACTGTCAAGCAGTTGGACATTTACTACGGAATAGGTAGGCTGCCTGCATGTATACGCATTAATGAATTCGTCCTTGACGAAAGATACTCATGTGTTTTTTTGTCTACTCGACTGTTTCGCGTGGCTCATTGACgatggatgttttttttaattcctgtttcatttaccgttatttttattttttattttagtgaaACGCCAGCTACTGCAGTTTCAAAGTCCGATCACCGGTTTGTTTCCGGTTTTGAGTACCGATCAAGAAGTCGGAAGCATTCGGGACAGTGTTTACTGTGCTGCAGCCATTTGGAGTCTTTATCAGGCTTACAGGtacagaaattaaaatttaagtttcatcATGTTGGCTCTTCACtacttatttttcaatgaatcgtaatcattttttttgttccagaCGCATCGACGATGACCGCGGCAAGTCGTACGAGCTGGGACAGTCGGCTGTCAAATGCATGCGCGGCATTCTCGAGTGCTGGATCAAGCAGGCCCACCGGGTGGAGAAGTTCAAATCGCGCCAGTGTGCCGTCAATGCGCTGCACTGCAAATTTCACCTGCACACCGGTGAAGAAATTTACTCGGATGAAAAGTACAACCACCTGCAGATCGACGTGGTCTCAATCTACCTCATATTTCTAGTACAAATGATTTCGTCGGGGTTGCAGATCATCTACACACAGGACGAGGTCGCCTTCGTTCAGAATTTGGTGTACTACGTGGAACGAGCCTATCGTACGCCAGATTACG
It includes:
- the LOC129741477 gene encoding probable phosphorylase b kinase regulatory subunit beta; amino-acid sequence: MTTAERHGTGSVAPVARQPSLDDMNLDQFLKISNYEDTVKQLDIYYGIVKRQLLQFQSPITGLFPVLSTDQEVGSIRDSVYCAAAIWSLYQAYRRIDDDRGKSYELGQSAVKCMRGILECWIKQAHRVEKFKSRQCAVNALHCKFHLHTGEEIYSDEKYNHLQIDVVSIYLIFLVQMISSGLQIIYTQDEVAFVQNLVYYVERAYRTPDYGMWERGSKYNDGTPEIHASSIGMAKSALEAINGCNLFGEKGASW